Proteins from a genomic interval of Clostridium scatologenes:
- a CDS encoding AAA family ATPase produces the protein MIKIAVYGKGGIGKSTTVSNISAALADRGIRVMQIGCDPKADSTVLLHDKTKVNTVLELVRNNKNSFNLNDIVTIGYNGVICVEAGGPNPGLGCAGRGIIVALEKLKEKGAYEVYKPEVVIYDVLGDVVCGGFSMPMRKGYADKVFIITSGENMAIHAAANIAMAIDNFKNRGYADLGGIILNKRNVKNEYEKVSELVEDIHSEIVATLDRSEVVQEAETLNKTVIEAFPDSDMAKQYRKLSEIIMRICGKETSCL, from the coding sequence ATGATAAAAATTGCAGTATATGGAAAAGGTGGTATTGGAAAATCTACAACAGTTTCTAATATATCAGCTGCACTTGCTGATAGAGGAATAAGGGTAATGCAGATTGGATGTGATCCTAAAGCTGATTCCACAGTTTTACTTCATGATAAGACAAAAGTCAATACAGTACTTGAGCTTGTAAGAAATAATAAGAATAGTTTTAACTTAAATGATATAGTTACTATTGGGTATAATGGTGTAATATGTGTTGAGGCAGGTGGCCCCAATCCTGGATTAGGCTGTGCAGGAAGAGGAATTATAGTGGCTCTAGAAAAATTAAAAGAAAAAGGTGCTTATGAAGTATATAAACCAGAAGTAGTGATATATGATGTATTGGGTGATGTAGTATGTGGAGGATTTTCCATGCCAATGCGTAAGGGTTATGCAGACAAAGTATTTATTATAACCTCAGGTGAAAATATGGCCATTCATGCAGCAGCTAATATTGCAATGGCTATAGATAATTTTAAAAATAGGGGTTATGCAGATCTTGGAGGTATTATTCTTAACAAAAGGAATGTGAAGAATGAATATGAAAAAGTAAGTGAATTGGTAGAAGATATTCATTCAGAAATAGTTGCTACTTTGGATAGAAGTGAAGTTGTTCAAGAAGCAGAAACTTTGAATAAGACAGTAATAGAAGCATTCCCTGATAGTGATATGGCAAAACAATATAGAAAGCTTTCAGAAATCATAATGAGGATATGTGGAAAGGAGACATCATGCTTATAA
- the hypE gene encoding hydrogenase expression/formation protein HypE — MDKIVTLAHGAGGKQTSELIDQVFKAHFSNPDLTADDAAVLNVKGGKLAFTTDGFIVSPSEFPGGNIGKLSICGTVNDLSCMGAKPLYLSCAFVIEEGFPMEKLEKIAAAMEKTADETGVKIVAGDTKVAGKGQVDGVFITTTGIGQIIDGVNTSGFNAKPGDAIIVTGDIGRHGCTVLLARNEFGIEADVVSDCAPLWGTVKAMLDESKDIHVIRDATRGGVGTVLYEIAEQSKVGIKLDSKSIPVADGVKGVCGMLGLEPLYLACEGRLVIFAPKEVAPKLVDTLHEGKYSKDAAIIGEVTQDMAGRVIVKTEIGAETLLPPPGGELLPRIC; from the coding sequence ATGGATAAAATAGTTACACTAGCTCATGGAGCTGGAGGAAAACAAACATCAGAATTAATAGATCAGGTTTTTAAAGCTCATTTTTCAAATCCTGATCTCACAGCAGATGATGCTGCAGTATTGAATGTTAAAGGAGGAAAACTAGCCTTTACCACAGATGGATTTATTGTTTCTCCATCAGAATTTCCAGGTGGAAATATAGGTAAATTGAGTATTTGCGGTACAGTAAATGACTTGTCATGCATGGGAGCTAAGCCACTTTACTTATCCTGTGCCTTTGTCATTGAAGAAGGCTTTCCAATGGAGAAATTAGAGAAAATTGCAGCGGCTATGGAAAAAACTGCAGACGAAACAGGAGTTAAAATAGTAGCTGGAGATACAAAGGTGGCTGGAAAAGGACAAGTTGATGGTGTATTTATAACAACAACAGGTATAGGGCAGATTATAGATGGTGTTAATACTTCTGGATTTAATGCAAAGCCTGGTGATGCGATTATTGTAACAGGTGATATAGGACGACATGGATGTACTGTTTTGCTTGCACGAAATGAATTTGGAATTGAAGCAGATGTAGTAAGTGATTGTGCACCATTATGGGGAACAGTAAAAGCTATGCTTGATGAGTCAAAAGATATTCATGTAATTAGAGATGCTACTCGTGGAGGTGTGGGTACAGTATTATATGAAATTGCAGAACAGAGCAAAGTTGGAATTAAATTGGATTCAAAGAGTATACCAGTAGCAGATGGTGTGAAAGGTGTATGCGGCATGCTTGGACTGGAACCATTATATCTTGCTTGTGAAGGCAGACTTGTTATTTTTGCTCCAAAAGAAGTTGCACCAAAGCTTGTGGATACATTACATGAAGGCAAGTATTCCAAGGATGCAGCTATTATTGGTGAAGTAACTCAAGATATGGCAGGCCGTGTTATTGTAAAAACAGAAATTGGTGCTGAAACATTGCTGCCACCTCCAGGAGGAGAATTACTTCCAAGAATATGCTAA
- a CDS encoding nitrogenase component 1: MKQASAFISTYTADVSGVCSALYELGGMTVMHDASGCNSTYTTHDEPRWYDMKSMIYITGLSEMEAIMGDDEKLINDIVAAANDLHPKFIAIAGTPIPMMMGTDFPAIAEVIENETGIPTFAIETNGMHSYICGAGQALAEIVKRFTVDSISKIRKSVNVLGATPLDYSVNGSIDSIRKRLTEAGFQVLSVWAMESTLKQMEQAGAAEVNLVISSTGLLAAKELQKKFGTPYVVGIPMGDQFAAVVMKSLDMTINTGKSQIAYDKRTACQGDTVIIGESVYSESLAAALKIEKNMKVKVLCPLETEPDLLLEGDIVAEDEDSIITYLKSAKAVIADPIYHTIIQPGTKFISLPHEAFSGRIYRKDIPDLIKSIDVI, encoded by the coding sequence ATGAAACAAGCTTCAGCATTTATTTCAACATATACCGCAGATGTGTCAGGTGTATGTTCCGCACTATATGAATTAGGTGGAATGACTGTCATGCATGATGCATCAGGGTGTAATTCAACATATACTACTCATGACGAACCACGCTGGTATGATATGAAAAGCATGATTTATATTACAGGACTTTCTGAAATGGAAGCTATTATGGGGGATGATGAAAAATTAATAAATGACATCGTGGCAGCTGCTAATGATTTGCATCCTAAATTTATAGCTATTGCAGGTACACCCATTCCAATGATGATGGGTACAGATTTTCCTGCTATTGCAGAAGTAATTGAAAATGAAACTGGAATTCCTACATTTGCTATTGAAACAAATGGAATGCATTCTTATATATGTGGAGCAGGACAAGCTCTTGCTGAAATAGTAAAACGATTTACGGTAGATAGTATATCAAAGATAAGAAAAAGTGTAAATGTGCTTGGGGCTACTCCTCTAGATTATTCTGTAAATGGCAGTATAGATAGCATTAGAAAGAGATTAACTGAAGCTGGATTTCAGGTTTTATCCGTATGGGCAATGGAAAGTACACTTAAACAAATGGAACAGGCTGGAGCTGCAGAGGTAAACTTAGTTATTTCTTCAACTGGACTTTTAGCAGCAAAAGAATTACAGAAGAAGTTTGGAACACCGTATGTTGTAGGGATTCCAATGGGAGATCAGTTTGCAGCTGTAGTAATGAAATCACTGGATATGACAATTAATACAGGAAAATCTCAAATTGCATATGATAAGCGAACTGCCTGCCAGGGTGATACTGTTATTATTGGAGAAAGCGTTTATTCAGAATCTTTAGCTGCAGCACTTAAAATTGAAAAGAATATGAAGGTTAAGGTTTTATGTCCTTTGGAAACTGAACCTGATTTGCTGTTAGAAGGGGATATTGTGGCAGAAGATGAAGATAGTATTATCACATATTTGAAGAGTGCAAAAGCTGTGATTGCAGATCCTATTTATCACACAATTATTCAGCCTGGTACTAAATTTATATCACTTCCACATGAAGCTTTTTCAGGAAGAATTTATAGAAAAGATATTCCAGATTTGATTAAGAGTATAGATGTAATATAG
- a CDS encoding nitrogenase component 1: MLINVSGHVDEKGTCTVIKDAVFPAPFVSGLEYNAPSRGTWNIVHVGMLIPKSHQIYICAANCLRGVVLTAAEMGTLDRFSTIVVQENNVLEGDMEELIIEGVSDILEKLPQKPPAVLIFTACIHHFMGCDLKLVYSELRKRYPEVAFVECYMDPIMRKSGLTPDQKMKRQLYNILKPMKINKKSINIIGNNIPTDESSDLIRIIRENGYELKDITLCKTYDEYLKMAESCVNISCLPVAIPGGEYLQEKLGQKHLHLPLCYGFDEITENLNALNEYMGLQKKEYKDEKLAALNALKEAKEVIGNAKISIDYTAVPRPCGLARLLVENGFNVDRLYVDSFTAWDKTDFNWLVRNKPEMKVYATVHAKMSLLNRKCDDKSLAIGQKAAYFTGSEYFVNIVEGGGMYGFNGIVKLAGLMKEAFAVPKDVRKLIQMKGLGCDCLL; this comes from the coding sequence ATGCTTATAAATGTATCTGGACATGTTGATGAAAAAGGTACTTGTACTGTAATAAAAGATGCTGTATTTCCTGCACCCTTTGTATCCGGACTTGAATATAATGCTCCCTCCAGGGGAACATGGAATATAGTTCACGTTGGAATGCTTATTCCAAAATCACATCAGATATATATATGTGCAGCAAATTGTTTAAGAGGTGTTGTTCTTACAGCAGCGGAAATGGGTACATTAGATAGATTTTCAACTATAGTTGTACAAGAGAACAACGTGCTGGAAGGTGATATGGAAGAGCTTATAATCGAGGGTGTGTCAGATATACTTGAAAAGCTTCCACAAAAACCTCCAGCAGTTTTGATATTTACTGCCTGCATACACCATTTTATGGGATGTGATTTAAAACTGGTTTACAGTGAGCTTAGAAAAAGATATCCAGAGGTGGCTTTTGTAGAGTGTTATATGGACCCAATTATGAGAAAAAGCGGTCTGACGCCAGATCAGAAAATGAAGCGTCAATTGTATAATATACTTAAACCAATGAAGATTAATAAAAAAAGTATTAATATAATTGGAAACAATATTCCTACGGATGAAAGCAGTGATCTGATACGAATAATTCGTGAAAATGGATATGAACTTAAAGATATTACTCTTTGTAAAACCTATGATGAATACCTTAAAATGGCTGAAAGCTGTGTCAATATATCCTGTCTGCCTGTTGCAATACCAGGTGGAGAGTATTTGCAAGAAAAATTAGGACAAAAGCATTTGCATTTACCTTTGTGTTATGGGTTTGATGAAATAACAGAAAATTTAAATGCATTGAATGAATACATGGGGTTACAAAAAAAAGAATATAAAGATGAAAAATTAGCAGCTTTAAATGCTTTAAAAGAAGCAAAAGAAGTAATTGGAAATGCAAAGATTTCAATAGATTATACAGCTGTTCCAAGACCTTGTGGACTTGCACGCTTGCTTGTTGAAAATGGATTTAATGTGGATAGACTTTATGTAGATTCATTTACAGCATGGGACAAAACAGATTTTAACTGGCTTGTAAGAAACAAACCTGAAATGAAAGTATATGCTACAGTACATGCAAAGATGAGTTTATTAAATAGAAAATGTGATGATAAGAGTCTTGCAATAGGGCAGAAGGCTGCTTATTTTACAGGAAGCGAATATTTTGTAAATATAGTAGAAGGCGGTGGAATGTATGGTTTTAATGGAATTGTCAAATTAGCTGGACTTATGAAAGAGGCTTTTGCAGTTCCAAAAGATGTACGTAAGCTTATACAAATGAAAGGATTGGGGTGTGATTGCTTACTATGA
- the hypD gene encoding hydrogenase formation protein HypD yields the protein MTENIKKTAKEIIQAYDGPKFRIMEVCGTHTHEIFRLGIRSILPENIELISGPGCPVCVTPVGFIDEAITLALYHNVTICTFGDLVRVPGSEMSLAGARSKWAKIQIVYSPIDAYEYAKNHLEEQVVFLSVGFETTTPASCLSVKKAKEAGLKNFALLTANKTMPGAYKALKGSADAFLYPGHVHAITGTNLCENLVNEGVSGVITGFTANEIMTALAVVITRLQEGSSFFKNCYPRVVTRAGSKAAQTIVSELMENCDSEWRGLGVIENSGLKLKEDYKEFDARSKFDLPKITGKSNPACRCGDVLQGKCKPSDCRVFGKGCTPLHPVGACMVSNEGACSAYYQYGGNING from the coding sequence ATGACTGAAAACATAAAAAAAACTGCAAAGGAGATTATTCAAGCTTATGATGGACCTAAGTTTCGTATTATGGAAGTTTGCGGAACTCATACTCATGAAATATTCAGGCTTGGAATAAGAAGTATCTTGCCAGAGAATATTGAATTGATATCAGGGCCAGGATGTCCTGTTTGTGTTACTCCCGTTGGCTTTATTGATGAAGCTATTACACTGGCTCTTTATCATAATGTCACAATATGTACTTTTGGAGATTTGGTGAGAGTACCTGGTTCAGAGATGAGTCTTGCAGGAGCCAGATCAAAATGGGCAAAGATTCAAATAGTATATTCACCTATTGATGCTTATGAGTATGCTAAAAATCATCTTGAGGAGCAGGTAGTATTCTTATCAGTAGGATTTGAAACAACTACACCTGCCAGCTGTTTATCGGTGAAAAAAGCAAAGGAAGCAGGACTTAAAAATTTTGCATTACTTACAGCAAATAAAACTATGCCAGGAGCATACAAAGCTTTGAAAGGTAGTGCTGATGCATTTTTATATCCAGGCCATGTGCATGCCATTACAGGTACAAATTTGTGCGAAAATTTGGTTAATGAAGGCGTTAGTGGAGTAATAACAGGCTTTACTGCAAATGAAATCATGACAGCACTTGCTGTAGTAATTACAAGATTACAGGAAGGTAGCAGTTTTTTTAAAAACTGTTACCCAAGGGTTGTTACACGTGCAGGAAGTAAAGCAGCTCAAACCATTGTATCTGAACTTATGGAAAACTGTGATTCTGAATGGAGGGGCCTTGGTGTCATTGAAAATTCAGGTCTCAAATTGAAAGAAGATTATAAAGAGTTTGATGCTAGAAGTAAATTCGATTTACCAAAAATCACAGGAAAAAGTAATCCAGCATGCCGCTGTGGTGATGTTCTGCAAGGAAAATGTAAGCCGTCAGATTGTAGGGTATTTGGAAAAGGATGTACACCACTACATCCCGTTGGAGCTTGTATGGTATCTAATGAAGGAGCATGTTCAGCATATTATCAGTATGGAGGAAATATAAATGGATAA
- a CDS encoding HypC/HybG/HupF family hydrogenase formation chaperone, producing the protein MCVGLPARVVKIKEGMAVIDASGAKREVSAELIDELEPGDYVMVHAGIAIAKITNDDKKETDKIMEEL; encoded by the coding sequence ATGTGTGTAGGTTTACCAGCAAGAGTTGTAAAGATTAAAGAAGGCATGGCAGTTATTGATGCTTCAGGTGCAAAAAGAGAAGTGTCTGCAGAATTAATTGATGAATTGGAACCAGGTGATTACGTTATGGTTCATGCAGGAATTGCCATTGCTAAAATTACAAACGATGATAAGAAGGAAACAGATAAAATCATGGAGGAATTATAA